The Salmonella enterica subsp. houtenae serovar Houten genome has a segment encoding these proteins:
- the fepG gene encoding Ferric enterobactin transport system permeaseprotein FepG, with the protein MFPSRRLIVSSLLLAAGCFAIGLWSLQRGAVPLDTGQIIAALLGDAPRNVTLVVTEWRLPRVLMALLIGAALGVSGAIFQSLMRNPLGSPDVMGFNTGAWSGVLVAMVLFGQHLTAIALAAMTGGIVTSLIVWLLAWRNGIETFRLIIIGIGIRAMLVAFNTWLLLQASLETALTAGLWNAGSLNGLTWAKTWPSAPLIIVMLTGAALLVRRMRLLEMGDDSACALGVSVERSRLMMMLVAVSLTAAATALAGPISFIALVAPHIARRLSGTTRWGLTQSALCGALLLLAADACAQQLFMPYQLPVGVVTVSLGGIYLIVLLIQESRKK; encoded by the coding sequence ATGTTTCCTTCTCGTCGACTTATCGTAAGCAGCCTGCTTCTGGCGGCAGGCTGCTTCGCCATTGGCTTATGGAGTTTACAACGCGGCGCCGTGCCTCTTGATACCGGGCAGATTATTGCCGCGCTGCTGGGCGACGCGCCGCGTAACGTTACCCTTGTCGTAACCGAATGGCGGTTACCGCGCGTATTAATGGCGCTGCTGATTGGCGCTGCGCTTGGCGTCAGTGGAGCGATTTTTCAGTCATTGATGCGTAACCCGCTAGGCAGCCCTGATGTGATGGGCTTTAATACCGGCGCCTGGAGCGGCGTACTGGTCGCGATGGTCCTGTTTGGCCAGCATCTTACCGCGATCGCGCTGGCGGCAATGACGGGCGGTATCGTCACGTCATTGATTGTCTGGCTGCTCGCCTGGCGTAACGGGATTGAAACCTTCCGGCTGATTATCATCGGTATCGGCATCCGCGCTATGTTAGTCGCCTTTAATACCTGGCTTCTGTTGCAGGCGTCACTGGAAACGGCGCTCACCGCCGGCTTATGGAACGCCGGGTCGCTCAACGGTCTGACATGGGCGAAAACCTGGCCTTCGGCGCCGCTGATTATTGTGATGCTGACAGGCGCCGCGCTACTGGTGCGTCGCATGCGGCTGCTGGAGATGGGCGATGACAGCGCCTGCGCGCTGGGTGTTAGCGTGGAGCGGTCACGCCTGATGATGATGCTGGTGGCGGTATCACTCACCGCAGCTGCTACGGCGCTGGCTGGCCCCATCTCGTTTATTGCCCTTGTCGCGCCGCACATCGCCCGCCGCCTTAGCGGCACAACTCGCTGGGGATTAACCCAGTCGGCGCTGTGCGGCGCGTTATTACTATTGGCCGCCGATGCGTGCGCGCAGCAACTGTTTATGCCTTATCAGCTTCCGGTGGGCGTGGTCACCGTCAGCCTCGGCGGTATTTACCTTATCGTCTTGTTAATTCAGGAGTCCCGCAAAAAATGA
- the fepD gene encoding ferric enterobactin transport protein FepD, translated as MSCSFSVTRAFAVPGLLLLLSLAAVLSLVIGAKPLPAAAVLDAFTGVCQSADCTIVLDARLPRTLAGLLAGGALGLAGALMQTLTRNPLADPGILGVNNGASFAIVLGAALFGFSTPLEQLFMAFSGALIASLIVAFTGSQGGGQLSPVRLTLAGVALGAVLEGLTSGIALLNPEVYDQLRFWQAGSLDIRSLQTLKVALAPVVIAGIVALFLSRALNSLSLGSDTATALGSKVARTQLIGLLAITVLCGSATALVGPIAFIGLMMPHMARWLVGADHRWSLPVTLLATPALLLFADIIGRLLVPGELRVSVVSAFIGAPVLIFLVRRKSSRGSL; from the coding sequence TGTCATGCTCGTTTTCCGTGACGCGCGCGTTTGCCGTGCCCGGATTGTTGTTATTGCTAAGTCTCGCCGCAGTTTTAAGCTTGGTCATTGGCGCGAAACCGCTGCCCGCCGCCGCCGTACTGGACGCGTTCACCGGCGTTTGCCAAAGCGCCGATTGCACCATCGTCCTGGATGCGCGTTTGCCGCGTACGCTGGCCGGATTACTGGCAGGCGGCGCTTTGGGTCTCGCCGGGGCGCTCATGCAAACGCTCACTCGTAACCCGCTCGCCGACCCGGGGATTCTGGGCGTTAACAATGGCGCCAGCTTCGCCATCGTACTGGGTGCGGCGCTGTTTGGTTTCTCCACGCCGCTGGAGCAGCTTTTCATGGCATTTAGCGGCGCGCTTATCGCATCGCTGATTGTCGCCTTCACCGGCAGTCAGGGCGGCGGCCAGTTAAGCCCGGTCCGCCTGACACTGGCGGGCGTGGCGCTTGGCGCGGTACTGGAAGGACTAACCAGCGGCATCGCGCTGTTAAATCCAGAGGTCTATGACCAGCTTCGTTTCTGGCAGGCGGGGTCGCTGGACATTCGCAGCCTGCAAACGTTGAAAGTTGCGCTCGCCCCCGTGGTTATAGCCGGGATCGTAGCGCTATTTTTGAGCCGCGCGCTGAACAGTCTGAGCCTTGGCAGCGATACCGCGACGGCGCTGGGTAGTAAAGTGGCGCGCACCCAACTTATCGGTTTACTGGCGATTACCGTCTTGTGCGGCAGCGCAACGGCGCTGGTCGGCCCTATCGCCTTTATTGGTCTGATGATGCCGCATATGGCGCGTTGGCTGGTGGGCGCAGACCACCGCTGGTCGCTGCCGGTGACGCTACTGGCGACCCCAGCCCTGCTGCTTTTTGCCGATATTATTGGTCGTCTGTTAGTGCCGGGTGAACTCCGCGTATCGGTCGTCAGCGCGTTTATCGGCGCGCCGGTACTTATTTTTCTGGTACGCCGTAAATCAAGCAGAGGCAGCCTGTAA
- the fepC gene encoding ferric enterobactin transport ATP-binding protein FepC, whose product MTESVARLRGNQLTLGYGSYTVAKNLNVSIPDGHFTAIIGPNGCGKSTLLRTLSRLMTPIDGHVWLDGEQIQRYASKEVARRIGLLAQNATTPGDITVQELVARGRYPHQPLFTRWRKEDADAVANAMRATGITSLATQSVDTLSGGQRQRAWIAMVLAQETSIMLLDEPTTWLDISHQIDLLELLSDLNREKGYTLAAVLHDLNQACRYATHLIALREGNIVAQGAPKEIVTAELIEKIYGLRCMIIDDPVAGTPLVVPLGRQ is encoded by the coding sequence ATGACCGAATCCGTAGCCCGTTTGCGCGGCAACCAGTTAACTCTGGGTTATGGCAGCTATACCGTCGCAAAAAACCTTAACGTTTCGATTCCGGACGGCCATTTTACCGCCATTATCGGCCCTAATGGCTGCGGCAAATCGACTCTGCTACGTACGCTAAGCCGTCTGATGACACCCATTGACGGCCATGTCTGGCTGGATGGCGAACAAATACAGCGTTACGCCAGTAAAGAGGTCGCGCGGCGAATTGGTTTGCTGGCGCAAAACGCCACCACACCGGGCGATATCACCGTACAAGAGCTGGTCGCCAGAGGGCGTTATCCGCATCAGCCCTTATTTACCCGCTGGCGCAAGGAAGATGCCGACGCCGTCGCCAATGCGATGCGTGCAACAGGTATCACTTCACTGGCGACACAAAGCGTCGATACTCTGTCCGGCGGTCAACGCCAGCGGGCGTGGATAGCCATGGTGCTGGCGCAGGAAACGTCCATCATGCTGCTGGATGAGCCGACAACGTGGCTGGATATTAGCCATCAAATTGATTTGCTGGAATTGTTAAGCGATCTCAACCGCGAAAAAGGCTATACGCTCGCCGCCGTCCTGCACGACCTGAATCAGGCCTGTCGATACGCCACGCATTTGATTGCATTACGCGAAGGTAACATTGTGGCGCAGGGCGCGCCGAAGGAGATTGTTACCGCAGAGCTTATCGAAAAAATCTATGGCCTGCGCTGTATGATTATCGACGATCCGGTTGCCGGTACACCGCTGGTTGTACCGCTGGGGCGGCAATAG